The following proteins come from a genomic window of Pyxidicoccus sp. MSG2:
- the rapZ gene encoding RNase adapter RapZ, which translates to MTAPSKQIVVITGMSGSGKSTAIRALEDAGFFCIDNLPVLLLPKLTELAGGGHFERMALVIDVREGVFLKDAPRMLAEVRRAGHQVEVLFLDSSDDSLIRRFSETRRRHPLAPNGTVAEGIKAEREALRDLRELADQVIDSSALNVHDLKRMVQARFSPEPAAGPSLSIMSFGYRYGVPPQADLVLDVRFLPNPYFVPELKGLTGKVPKVSAYVLDREETQQFLDKVVDLCRFLFPRYQKEGKAYLTVALGCTGGKHRSVAIAAELTRRLQDANTRVQLWDRDIEKE; encoded by the coding sequence GTGACCGCCCCCTCTAAGCAGATTGTCGTCATCACCGGCATGTCGGGCTCTGGAAAGTCCACGGCCATCCGGGCGCTGGAGGATGCGGGCTTCTTCTGCATCGACAACCTGCCGGTGCTGCTCTTGCCCAAGCTCACGGAGCTGGCGGGCGGCGGCCACTTCGAGCGCATGGCCCTGGTGATAGACGTGCGCGAGGGCGTCTTCCTCAAGGACGCCCCCCGCATGCTGGCCGAGGTCCGCCGCGCCGGACACCAGGTGGAGGTGCTCTTCCTGGACTCCAGCGATGACAGCCTCATCCGCCGCTTCAGCGAGACGCGCCGCCGTCACCCGCTGGCCCCCAACGGCACCGTCGCCGAGGGCATCAAGGCCGAGCGCGAGGCGCTGAGAGACCTCCGCGAGCTGGCGGACCAGGTCATCGACTCGTCCGCGCTGAACGTGCACGACTTGAAGCGCATGGTGCAGGCGCGCTTCAGCCCGGAGCCTGCGGCGGGGCCCAGCCTGTCCATCATGTCCTTCGGCTACCGGTACGGCGTACCGCCGCAGGCGGACCTCGTCCTGGATGTGCGCTTCCTGCCCAACCCGTACTTCGTCCCGGAGCTGAAGGGACTGACGGGCAAGGTCCCCAAGGTGTCCGCCTACGTGCTGGACCGCGAGGAGACGCAGCAGTTCCTCGACAAGGTGGTGGACCTCTGCCGCTTCCTCTTCCCCCGCTACCAGAAGGAGGGGAAGGCCTACCTCACCGTGGCGCTCGGGTGTACCGGTGGCAAACACCGCTCGGTGGCGATTGCAGCTGAATTGACGCGGCGCCTCCAGGACGCCAACACCCGCGTCCAGCTCTGGGACCGCGACATCGAGAAAGAGTAG
- the hprK gene encoding HPr(Ser) kinase/phosphatase, with protein sequence MKSIRISQLLEDRDYDLRLTLVAGSGGLSRTVDSSRIQKPGLALAGFTEHLHPRRVQVFGNTEISYLRTLPEDKQHESLAKLFGEEDLACVVVTKELEIPDALVAACEKAGLALMKTPLLSSDFIMRVQTFLEEALTESSSLHGVLMDVFGVGILLLGKSGIGKSEIALDLVMRAHRLVADDIVDVTRRKGAVYGAGNPVIKHHMEIRGLGIINIKDLFGVAAVREQKKIELVIELQEWDPHQEYDRLGVDDKHLQIVGVDIPLSVVPVRPGRNMATIIEVAARNQLLKLQGHHSAREFAERLNRAIAEGAMRRTLGEEVE encoded by the coding sequence ATGAAATCCATCCGCATTTCCCAGCTGCTGGAGGACCGCGACTACGACCTGCGGCTGACGCTGGTCGCCGGCTCGGGCGGCCTGTCGCGCACCGTCGACTCGTCGCGCATCCAGAAGCCGGGCCTGGCGCTGGCGGGCTTCACCGAGCACCTCCACCCCCGCCGCGTCCAGGTCTTCGGCAACACGGAGATTTCCTACCTGCGCACGCTGCCGGAGGACAAGCAGCACGAGTCGCTCGCCAAGCTCTTCGGCGAGGAGGACCTGGCCTGCGTGGTGGTGACCAAGGAACTGGAGATTCCGGACGCGCTCGTCGCCGCGTGTGAGAAGGCGGGCCTCGCCCTGATGAAGACGCCGCTGCTCTCCAGCGACTTCATCATGCGCGTGCAGACCTTCCTGGAAGAGGCCCTCACCGAGTCCAGCAGCCTCCACGGTGTGCTCATGGACGTCTTCGGCGTGGGCATCCTCCTGCTCGGCAAGAGCGGCATCGGCAAGAGCGAGATTGCCCTCGATTTGGTGATGCGTGCCCACCGGCTGGTGGCGGACGACATCGTCGACGTCACCCGCCGCAAGGGGGCCGTCTACGGAGCTGGCAACCCCGTCATCAAGCACCACATGGAGATTCGCGGCCTGGGCATCATCAACATCAAAGATTTGTTCGGGGTTGCCGCCGTCCGCGAGCAGAAGAAGATTGAATTGGTCATCGAGTTGCAGGAGTGGGACCCGCATCAGGAGTACGACCGTTTGGGAGTGGACGACAAACACCTGCAGATTGTCGGCGTCGACATCCCGCTGTCCGTGGTGCCGGTCCGTCCGGGCCGGAACATGGCAACCATCATCGAAGTGGCCGCGCGCAACCAATTGTTGAAGCTGCAGGGCCACCACTCCGCGCGGGAGTTCGCCGAGCGGCTCAACCGGGCCATCGCCGAAGGGGCGATGCGCCGCACCCTGGGAGAAGAGGTCGAGTGA
- a CDS encoding DoxX family protein, whose translation MDGRLNQSWWALKLAFGLVPIVAGLDKFFNLLTDWTQYLSPWLAGMVPATAFMQAVGVIEIVAGLLVLSKLTRLGAYVVAAWLLGIAVNLLTTGHFLDVAARDVVMAVGAFTLARLSEVRAAAPETEARRTGALRPAQGHAS comes from the coding sequence ATGGATGGCCGGCTGAATCAGTCGTGGTGGGCCCTGAAGCTTGCATTCGGCCTGGTGCCGATTGTCGCGGGGCTCGACAAGTTCTTCAATCTGCTGACGGACTGGACGCAATACCTGAGCCCCTGGCTTGCCGGGATGGTTCCCGCCACGGCCTTCATGCAGGCGGTGGGCGTCATCGAAATCGTGGCGGGACTCCTGGTCCTCTCGAAGCTGACACGCCTCGGCGCCTATGTCGTCGCGGCCTGGCTGCTGGGCATCGCGGTGAACCTGCTCACCACCGGGCACTTCCTCGACGTCGCGGCGCGAGACGTGGTGATGGCCGTGGGCGCCTTCACGCTCGCCCGCCTGTCCGAGGTACGAGCCGCCGCGCCCGAAACCGAGGCTCGCCGGACCGGGGCCCTGCGTCCCGCTCAGGGGCACGCCAGTTGA
- a CDS encoding phytanoyl-CoA dioxygenase family protein, protein MELSTAQVERFVEDGFIRVDGAFSSALAAEARDILWRDTGCAPDDPATWTRPVVRLGEYAQEPFRLAANSPRLHAAFDRLVGPGCWLPRMSLGSFPVRFPSNEVPGDDGWHVDASFPGADPSSFFDWRVNVASRGRALLMLFLFSDVGEDDAPTRIRVGSHRQVARLLEPEGEAGLSFMELAKKLDATDGCPLAFATGEAGTVYLCHPFLVHAAQPHRGTRPKFMAQPPLFPKQPFQLHREDGAGSPVERATRLALGR, encoded by the coding sequence GTGGAGCTTTCAACCGCGCAGGTCGAACGATTCGTCGAGGACGGCTTCATTCGTGTCGATGGGGCCTTCTCGTCCGCGCTGGCGGCGGAGGCCCGCGACATCCTCTGGCGCGACACGGGCTGTGCACCGGACGACCCGGCGACGTGGACCCGTCCCGTCGTCCGGCTGGGCGAATATGCACAGGAGCCCTTCCGGCTCGCGGCGAACTCGCCCCGGCTGCATGCCGCGTTCGACAGGCTCGTCGGTCCCGGATGCTGGCTGCCCCGGATGAGCCTCGGCTCGTTCCCGGTGCGCTTCCCGAGCAATGAAGTACCCGGCGATGACGGCTGGCATGTGGACGCCAGCTTCCCGGGAGCGGACCCCTCGTCGTTCTTCGACTGGCGCGTGAACGTGGCCTCGCGGGGCCGCGCGCTGCTGATGCTCTTCCTCTTCTCTGACGTGGGCGAGGATGACGCCCCCACGCGCATCCGCGTGGGCTCACACCGGCAGGTGGCCCGGCTGCTCGAGCCGGAGGGTGAAGCGGGCCTGTCGTTCATGGAGCTGGCGAAGAAGCTGGACGCCACGGACGGGTGCCCGCTCGCCTTCGCCACGGGAGAGGCAGGCACCGTCTACCTTTGCCACCCCTTCCTGGTGCACGCCGCGCAGCCCCACCGGGGAACCCGGCCGAAGTTCATGGCCCAGCCGCCCCTGTTCCCGAAGCAGCCCTTTCAGCTCCACCGCGAGGACGGTGCCGGCTCACCCGTGGAGCGTGCCACCCGGCTCGCGCTGGGGCGCTGA
- a CDS encoding zinc-dependent metalloprotease, producing the protein MFMKTAVLVVSCGAMLMGCGAEPQSENEEIVSNLVEAGFPANDIAVVDGAVYVGNDAHVTLESSREMLQTPGNEEQYSTNNLVGTGVTKICINPTADFNSYTRLSEGLDLAIENYNSQGLRITFQRGGTGCTANIAAKTTSGVGGSSGFPKGGKPYGTINIGTGLQSYSVDVNEHVITHEIGHTIGFRHSDYYDRSISCGGAASNEGASNIGANHIPGTPTTATTGGSVMNSCFRSNESGEWSSSDRTALNYLY; encoded by the coding sequence ATGTTCATGAAAACGGCAGTCCTCGTGGTGAGCTGCGGCGCGATGCTGATGGGCTGCGGTGCCGAGCCGCAGAGCGAGAACGAGGAGATCGTCTCCAACCTGGTCGAGGCGGGCTTCCCGGCGAACGACATCGCGGTCGTCGACGGTGCCGTGTACGTGGGCAACGACGCGCACGTCACCCTCGAGTCATCCCGCGAGATGCTCCAGACCCCGGGTAACGAGGAGCAGTACAGCACGAACAATCTCGTCGGCACCGGCGTGACGAAGATCTGCATCAATCCCACCGCCGATTTCAACAGCTACACCCGGCTCAGCGAGGGGCTCGACCTGGCCATCGAGAACTACAACAGCCAGGGCCTCCGCATCACCTTCCAGCGTGGCGGCACGGGCTGCACCGCGAACATCGCCGCGAAGACCACGTCGGGTGTCGGCGGCTCTTCGGGCTTCCCCAAGGGCGGCAAGCCCTACGGGACCATCAACATCGGCACCGGGCTGCAGAGCTACAGCGTCGACGTGAACGAGCACGTCATCACCCACGAGATTGGCCACACCATCGGCTTCCGCCACTCGGACTACTACGACCGCAGCATCAGCTGCGGCGGCGCCGCCAGCAACGAGGGCGCGTCCAACATCGGCGCCAACCACATCCCCGGGACGCCGACCACGGCCACGACGGGCGGGTCGGTCATGAACTCCTGCTTCCGGTCGAACGAGAGCGGCGAGTGGAGCAGCTCCGACCGCACCGCGCTGAACTACCTCTACTGA
- a CDS encoding DUF1036 domain-containing protein: MTTRKLARAVTVAAGLGIAWPAHAWVQFCNGTSVTIWTAYSWYNPGCVAEDGSSWSKAGWWELAPGQCKIVYGPAITNTLSYYYAEGGGLTWAGPFFTCTPWSAFNWCDNTCNTNSRNLGWRELNTGGASNYTLTFNP; the protein is encoded by the coding sequence ATGACGACGAGAAAGCTTGCGAGGGCAGTCACGGTGGCCGCTGGGCTCGGTATTGCCTGGCCGGCCCACGCCTGGGTGCAGTTCTGCAATGGAACCAGCGTCACCATCTGGACCGCCTATTCCTGGTACAACCCCGGTTGCGTTGCCGAGGATGGCAGCAGTTGGAGCAAGGCGGGCTGGTGGGAGCTGGCGCCAGGGCAGTGCAAGATTGTCTATGGCCCCGCCATCACCAACACCCTCTCTTACTACTACGCCGAGGGCGGAGGGCTTACCTGGGCGGGCCCCTTCTTCACGTGCACCCCGTGGAGCGCCTTCAACTGGTGTGACAACACCTGCAACACCAACTCCCGCAACCTGGGCTGGCGGGAGCTCAACACCGGCGGCGCGTCGAACTACACGCTGACCTTCAACCCCTGA
- a CDS encoding RNA polymerase sigma factor → MKPGKHADEAPGAGPPSDEEVALRVRQGETALFEVLMRRHNQRVYRAVRSLLQDEAEVEDAMQQAYVQAFTHLAQFEGGSRFSTWLIRIAVNEALQRLRHRGRRVVLGGGGDGIQEGDMKLLERNEPDPERRAFGRELARLLELTLDELPDIHRTVFMLREIEKLSTAETAEVLSVSEDVVKTRLHRAKALVRERMEARLDGQLEEAFTFQAPRCDRVVAAVLARIGAGRR, encoded by the coding sequence ATGAAACCGGGGAAGCATGCAGACGAGGCGCCAGGGGCAGGTCCGCCCTCTGACGAGGAGGTCGCCCTGCGCGTGCGTCAGGGGGAGACGGCGCTGTTCGAAGTGCTGATGCGGCGGCACAACCAGCGCGTGTACCGCGCGGTGCGCTCCCTCCTCCAGGACGAGGCCGAGGTCGAGGACGCGATGCAGCAGGCCTACGTCCAGGCGTTCACCCACCTGGCGCAGTTCGAGGGTGGCTCGCGGTTTTCGACGTGGCTCATCCGCATCGCGGTGAACGAGGCACTGCAGCGTCTGCGGCACCGCGGCCGGCGGGTCGTCCTCGGCGGCGGGGGTGATGGCATCCAGGAGGGAGACATGAAGCTGCTGGAGCGCAACGAGCCCGACCCGGAGCGGCGCGCCTTCGGCCGCGAGCTGGCGCGGCTCCTGGAACTGACGCTCGACGAGCTGCCGGACATCCACCGCACCGTCTTCATGCTCCGTGAGATAGAGAAGCTGTCCACGGCGGAGACCGCCGAGGTGCTGTCGGTCAGCGAGGACGTGGTGAAGACGCGGCTGCACCGGGCCAAGGCGCTCGTCCGCGAGCGGATGGAGGCCCGGCTCGACGGCCAGCTCGAGGAGGCGTTCACCTTCCAGGCGCCTCGTTGTGACCGGGTGGTGGCCGCCGTGCTCGCTCGCATTGGAGCGGGCCGGCGCTGA
- a CDS encoding DUF418 domain-containing protein, translating to MTPAPSEVSAPSSEARPVDSSERLALLDTLRGFALCGVFISNVMVWFSGRVFLPREQFLTAMNNASLADTVTWQAFSLLVAGKFITLFSFLFGLGFAVQMGRAEARGASITPLYVRRLGVMLVMGLAHLFLIWYGDILSTYAVLGFGLLLFRGRSDRTLLISALLFALGWSFVGVVILKFPQLMADTPEASAAIAKAATEKSEAIRTQTLAAFTSGSWPDVTKATGSFFFRDYLPLLLAITLSTFGRFLLGLLAGRRRIFHDVPQHLRLFRRLLGWGLVAGVIGSASGLVLQQLMLKKVFTPETLPTWVPFATAPLRHLGELGFAAVYVSGITLLFQRATWQRVLGLLAPVGRMALTNYLSQSIISVLFFYGYGLGFITKVGPAACVAYCLAVFSVQVVWSHLWLSRFRFGPAEWVWRSLTYEKAQPMRRDDASGQRTVPA from the coding sequence ATGACCCCTGCCCCTTCCGAGGTCTCGGCCCCCAGCTCCGAGGCTCGTCCCGTGGACTCCAGCGAGCGACTGGCGCTCCTTGACACGCTGCGCGGCTTCGCCCTGTGCGGCGTGTTCATCTCCAATGTGATGGTGTGGTTCAGCGGCAGGGTGTTCCTGCCGCGAGAGCAGTTCCTCACGGCGATGAACAACGCGTCGCTCGCCGACACCGTCACCTGGCAGGCGTTCTCGCTACTGGTGGCCGGGAAGTTCATCACCCTCTTCTCGTTCCTCTTCGGCCTCGGCTTCGCGGTGCAGATGGGCCGCGCCGAGGCGCGAGGGGCCTCCATCACGCCGCTCTATGTCCGGCGGTTGGGGGTGATGCTGGTGATGGGGCTCGCCCACCTGTTCCTCATCTGGTACGGCGACATCCTCAGCACATACGCGGTGCTGGGATTCGGCCTGCTCCTGTTCCGGGGGCGCTCGGACCGAACGCTGCTCATCAGCGCCCTGCTGTTCGCCCTGGGGTGGTCCTTCGTCGGCGTGGTCATCCTCAAGTTCCCACAGTTGATGGCGGACACGCCGGAGGCCAGCGCGGCCATCGCCAAGGCGGCCACCGAGAAATCCGAGGCCATCAGGACGCAGACGCTGGCGGCCTTCACGAGCGGGAGCTGGCCGGACGTGACGAAGGCGACCGGCAGCTTCTTCTTCCGCGACTACCTGCCGCTGCTTCTCGCCATCACGCTCTCGACGTTTGGCCGGTTCTTGCTGGGCCTGCTGGCGGGGCGGCGCCGCATCTTCCACGACGTACCCCAGCACCTGCGGCTGTTCCGCCGGCTCCTCGGGTGGGGGCTCGTGGCCGGGGTGATTGGCAGCGCCAGCGGACTGGTGCTGCAGCAGCTCATGCTGAAGAAGGTCTTCACCCCGGAGACGCTGCCGACGTGGGTGCCCTTCGCCACCGCGCCGCTGAGGCACCTGGGCGAGCTGGGCTTCGCGGCCGTCTACGTGTCCGGCATCACCCTGCTCTTCCAGCGGGCCACCTGGCAGCGGGTGCTGGGCCTGCTCGCGCCGGTGGGGCGCATGGCGCTGACGAACTACCTGTCACAGTCAATCATCAGCGTGCTGTTCTTCTACGGGTACGGACTGGGCTTCATCACGAAGGTGGGCCCCGCGGCGTGCGTGGCGTACTGCCTGGCCGTCTTCTCCGTCCAGGTGGTGTGGAGCCACCTGTGGCTGTCGAGGTTCCGCTTCGGCCCCGCGGAGTGGGTGTGGCGGTCGCTGACGTATGAAAAGGCCCAGCCGATGCGCCGTGATGACGCCTCGGGCCAGCGCACGGTGCCGGCGTAG
- a CDS encoding intradiol ring-cleavage dioxygenase, which translates to MHEHDDGGLQQDLKLIHTAMERRTLLRLAVGASLLPLVGCGGEESTNGLGLTQDFASCTTIPTETAGPYPGDGSNGPNVLTQSGIVRSDIRSSVGPYTGTAGGIPLTVTLTLINSAGSCAALTGYAIYIWQCDREGSYSLYSSGVTNQNYLRGVQATNAQGQVTFTTIFPGCYSGRWPHIHFEIYPSLASATSAANKLATSQLALPKATCDAVYATTGYSTSVTNLSRISLSTDNVFRDGWTSQLASVTGNTTSGYLATLNVPIAVNR; encoded by the coding sequence ATGCACGAGCATGACGATGGCGGCCTGCAGCAGGACCTGAAGCTCATCCACACGGCCATGGAGCGCAGGACGCTCCTGCGCCTCGCCGTGGGCGCGAGCCTGCTGCCTCTCGTGGGCTGCGGCGGCGAGGAATCCACGAACGGCCTGGGCCTCACGCAGGACTTCGCCTCCTGCACCACGATTCCGACGGAGACGGCGGGGCCCTATCCGGGAGACGGCTCCAACGGCCCCAACGTCCTCACGCAGTCGGGCATCGTCCGGAGCGACATCCGCTCCAGCGTGGGCCCCTACACGGGGACCGCGGGGGGGATTCCGCTGACCGTCACCCTCACGCTCATCAACTCCGCGGGAAGCTGCGCGGCGCTCACCGGGTACGCCATCTACATCTGGCAGTGCGACCGCGAGGGCAGCTACTCGCTCTACTCCTCTGGCGTGACGAACCAGAACTACCTGCGCGGCGTGCAGGCGACGAATGCACAGGGACAGGTGACGTTCACCACCATCTTCCCCGGCTGCTACTCGGGGCGCTGGCCGCACATCCACTTCGAAATCTACCCGAGCCTCGCGTCCGCGACGTCGGCGGCGAACAAGCTTGCCACCTCGCAGCTCGCCCTCCCCAAGGCCACCTGTGATGCGGTGTACGCCACCACCGGCTACTCCACGAGCGTCACCAACCTGTCGCGAATCAGCCTCTCCACCGACAACGTGTTCCGCGACGGCTGGACGTCCCAGCTCGCGAGCGTCACGGGCAACACCACCAGTGGCTACCTGGCGACGCTCAACGTCCCCATCGCCGTCAACCGGTAG
- a CDS encoding serine/threonine-protein kinase, with the protein MVDRDDTGAEPGTGPELSTKVTSDDGAAPPRSVAPISRPDTGRDGALPPARVRSLGARVGRFIPLKVLGQGGMGVVYAAYDPDLDRKVALKLLRVTSADTDLEAGRTRLLREAQAMARVSHPNVIPVFDVGEWDEQVFVTMELVEGGTLRDWQQAKPRSWRETLQTYLSAGRGLEAAHAAGLVHRDFKPTNVLVGRDGRVFVTDFGLARPVGNPGREDGPAELPSPVSEGSGRLFEPLTQAGVVLGTPPFMSPEQFRGDAVDARSDQFSFCAALYRALYGTRPFDPDQLSRAAKSKARRLAAGEAALARQVLPPDLIQEPPRDAKVPAWVRRAVMRGLALEADGRFASMGGLLEALSQEQHLARRRRLGGGAVAAAALVAAVGGVAWWQSRVCAGAEGLLADAWGPEARQRVTAAFQATGSPMAADMATRVGGVLDAYASAWARQHTEACEATRVHAVQTEALLSQRVVCLERRHKDLRALVGALASVEKPGVEKALDAAYALPSPQDCADVEALSEQQARPADPTKRAELDALEGRLSEVKALLDTSRQPQALEKARVLEPLVVATGYLPLMAELRFHLGWLQSLQGQKEQGAGLLEQAVFDAEAGRADRLEVSVLNKLLFVEGERERFDHAIRWARLGKATLQRLGGDAVLESDLLVNGANLSLMQDKPEEARAQLQEASALLAKTLEPGHPKRARVTFTLGRTLLESGAYPEAAKVLEEALHQTEAAVGPRHLDVARRHQALSMALREQGDFTKALEHAKASVAIHRELLGKDHLKVAEALDEEGMSLLGLKRYEEALKDYQEALAVKRQHLEPGDEELHYSYDGVGQALLGLGRTRDAVEPLRQAVTFASAQEDSLGESGFALAQALYKEGQPGEARTEATRAGDHFKASGRELRAEAVRTWLESLPPEDKEKPSKAAKKPARAERKRRK; encoded by the coding sequence ATGGTGGACCGAGATGACACGGGCGCGGAGCCTGGAACCGGACCGGAGCTGTCGACGAAGGTGACTTCGGACGACGGTGCGGCCCCGCCGCGCAGCGTGGCGCCGATATCGCGGCCGGATACAGGGCGCGACGGGGCGCTACCGCCGGCGCGGGTGCGCTCGCTGGGCGCGCGCGTGGGGCGCTTCATCCCGCTGAAGGTGCTGGGGCAGGGCGGCATGGGCGTGGTGTACGCGGCCTATGACCCGGACCTGGACCGGAAGGTGGCGCTCAAGCTGTTGCGCGTGACGAGCGCGGACACGGACCTGGAGGCTGGGCGCACGCGCCTGCTGCGCGAGGCGCAGGCCATGGCGCGCGTCTCCCATCCCAACGTCATCCCCGTCTTCGACGTGGGCGAGTGGGACGAGCAGGTCTTCGTCACCATGGAGTTGGTGGAGGGCGGCACGCTGCGCGACTGGCAGCAGGCGAAGCCGCGCTCCTGGCGCGAGACGCTGCAGACGTACCTGTCCGCGGGCCGGGGGCTGGAGGCCGCGCATGCGGCGGGCCTGGTGCACCGCGACTTCAAGCCCACCAACGTGCTGGTGGGCCGTGACGGCCGCGTCTTCGTCACCGACTTCGGGCTGGCGCGGCCGGTGGGAAACCCCGGGCGCGAGGACGGGCCAGCGGAGCTGCCGTCGCCCGTGTCCGAGGGCTCGGGGCGGCTGTTCGAGCCGCTCACCCAGGCGGGCGTGGTGCTGGGCACGCCGCCCTTCATGTCGCCCGAGCAGTTCCGGGGCGACGCGGTGGACGCGCGCTCGGACCAGTTCAGCTTCTGTGCGGCGCTGTACCGCGCGCTGTACGGGACGCGCCCGTTCGACCCGGACCAGCTCTCGCGGGCCGCGAAGTCGAAGGCCCGGCGGCTCGCGGCGGGGGAGGCGGCGCTGGCGCGTCAGGTGTTGCCACCGGACCTCATCCAGGAGCCGCCGCGCGACGCGAAGGTGCCCGCGTGGGTGCGGCGCGCGGTGATGCGCGGGCTGGCGCTGGAGGCGGACGGCCGCTTCGCCTCCATGGGCGGGTTGCTGGAGGCGCTGTCGCAGGAGCAGCACCTGGCGCGGCGGCGCAGGCTGGGCGGCGGCGCGGTGGCGGCGGCGGCGCTGGTGGCCGCGGTGGGCGGGGTGGCGTGGTGGCAGTCGCGCGTGTGCGCGGGCGCGGAAGGACTGCTCGCGGACGCCTGGGGCCCCGAGGCGCGGCAGCGCGTGACGGCGGCCTTCCAGGCCACGGGCAGCCCCATGGCGGCGGACATGGCGACGCGCGTGGGCGGCGTGCTGGACGCGTATGCGAGCGCCTGGGCGCGGCAGCACACCGAGGCGTGTGAAGCCACGCGCGTGCACGCGGTGCAGACGGAGGCGCTGCTGTCCCAGCGCGTGGTGTGCCTGGAGCGGCGGCACAAGGATTTGCGGGCGCTGGTGGGCGCGCTGGCGAGCGTGGAGAAGCCCGGCGTGGAGAAGGCGCTGGACGCGGCGTACGCGCTGCCGTCGCCACAGGACTGCGCGGACGTGGAGGCGCTCAGCGAGCAGCAGGCGCGCCCGGCGGACCCGACGAAGCGCGCGGAGCTGGATGCGCTGGAGGGCCGGCTGTCGGAGGTGAAGGCGCTGCTGGACACGAGCCGTCAGCCCCAGGCGCTGGAGAAGGCGCGCGTGCTGGAGCCGTTGGTGGTGGCCACGGGGTACCTGCCGCTGATGGCGGAGCTGCGCTTCCACCTTGGATGGCTCCAGTCGTTGCAGGGACAGAAGGAGCAGGGCGCGGGCCTGCTGGAGCAGGCCGTCTTCGACGCGGAGGCGGGGCGGGCGGACCGGCTGGAGGTCTCCGTCCTCAACAAGCTGCTCTTCGTGGAGGGCGAGCGGGAGCGCTTCGACCACGCCATCCGGTGGGCGCGGCTGGGGAAGGCGACGCTCCAGCGGCTCGGGGGCGACGCGGTGCTGGAGAGCGATTTGCTCGTGAATGGAGCCAACCTCTCGCTGATGCAGGACAAGCCCGAGGAGGCGCGCGCGCAGTTGCAGGAGGCGTCCGCGCTGCTGGCGAAGACGCTGGAGCCGGGCCACCCCAAGCGGGCGCGAGTCACCTTCACGCTGGGCCGCACGCTGCTGGAGTCGGGCGCATACCCGGAGGCCGCGAAGGTGCTGGAGGAGGCGCTGCATCAGACGGAGGCGGCGGTGGGGCCCCGGCACCTGGACGTGGCGCGGCGGCATCAGGCGCTGTCCATGGCGCTGCGCGAGCAGGGGGACTTCACGAAGGCGCTGGAGCACGCGAAGGCGTCGGTGGCCATCCACCGCGAGCTGCTCGGCAAGGACCACCTGAAGGTGGCGGAGGCGCTCGACGAGGAGGGGATGAGCCTGCTCGGGCTGAAGCGCTACGAGGAGGCGCTGAAGGACTACCAGGAGGCGCTGGCGGTGAAGCGCCAGCACCTGGAGCCGGGTGATGAGGAGCTGCACTACTCCTACGACGGCGTCGGGCAGGCGCTGCTGGGGCTGGGCCGCACGCGCGACGCGGTGGAGCCGCTGCGCCAGGCGGTGACCTTCGCCAGCGCCCAGGAGGACTCGCTGGGTGAGTCCGGCTTCGCGCTGGCGCAGGCGCTCTACAAGGAGGGCCAGCCTGGCGAGGCGCGGACCGAGGCGACGCGGGCCGGGGACCACTTCAAGGCCTCTGGCCGGGAGCTTCGCGCGGAGGCGGTGCGGACGTGGCTGGAGTCACTGCCGCCTGAGGACAAGGAGAAGCCCTCGAAGGCGGCGAAGAAGCCCGCGCGCGCGGAGCGGAAGCGGCGCAAGTAG
- a CDS encoding DUF3565 domain-containing protein, whose amino-acid sequence MKQKITGFHRDPEDHWVADLECGHRQHMRHDPPWMVRPWVLTEEGRSSRLGVELDCNRCDEAGRAVAEAVREALRTAARQAYEEGGLSGLCAEGRWELALDALGATDLLPVIRRALAPERGDDAL is encoded by the coding sequence ATGAAGCAGAAAATCACAGGCTTCCACCGCGACCCGGAAGACCACTGGGTTGCCGACCTCGAGTGTGGACACCGGCAGCACATGCGCCATGACCCGCCCTGGATGGTGCGCCCCTGGGTCCTCACGGAGGAGGGGCGGAGCAGCCGTCTGGGTGTCGAGCTCGATTGCAATCGCTGTGACGAGGCAGGGCGTGCGGTCGCCGAGGCAGTACGCGAAGCACTGAGGACGGCGGCCCGACAGGCCTATGAGGAAGGGGGCCTGAGCGGTCTCTGCGCCGAGGGCCGGTGGGAGCTTGCCCTGGACGCGCTCGGTGCAACCGACCTGCTCCCAGTCATCCGACGCGCGCTCGCCCCCGAGCGCGGGGACGACGCCCTCTGA